A region from the Ptychodera flava strain L36383 chromosome 10, AS_Pfla_20210202, whole genome shotgun sequence genome encodes:
- the LOC139141662 gene encoding uncharacterized protein, translating into MEISFMYLLENLQFINESSNFEVLLEIADSVLQQSTDILRQRPQSFPYIPNAIDQVMLKISSMLKIGEYIQLSTDVIHLEIEAHDPDTWSRKWRFPSRTADGAVAEDEDDIHTENDTIELIMPPTNHNHCTYNVSMATIGLMYRGVSDRQNKQILGSNVLSTTLSFCDDVISVPATFSLTVKNDDAEDTRKRIAACSYLDFDNM; encoded by the exons ATGGAAATATCGTTCATGTATTTGCtagaaaatttgcaatttaTTAACGAATCCAGTAACTTTGAGGTGCTTCTTGAAATAGCGGAC AGTGTCCTACAACAATCAACCGACATCCTACGACAG CGCCCACAATCGTTTCCATACATACCCAATGCCATCGATcaagtcatgttgaaaatttcatccatGCTAAAAATCGGTGAATATATTCAACTCTCGACAGATGTCATAC ATCTTGAAATAGAAGCACATGATCCAGATACTTGGTCCAGGAAATGGAGATTTCCAAGCAGGACCGCTGACGGCGCTGTTGCTGAAGATGAAGATGATATTCATACAGAAAACGACACAATCGAACTCATCATGCCACCGACCAATCATAATCACTGTACCTATAACG TTTCTATGGCAACCATAGGATTAATGTACCGAGGGGTGAGTGATCGGCAAAACAAACAGATACTCGGCAGCAACGTATTATCAACGACCCTCTCTTTctgtgatgacgtcatcagcGTCCCTGCTACATTTTCGCTGACTGTGAAG AACGACGATGCAGAAGACACTAGGAAACGCATAGCAGCCTGCTCATACTTAGATTTCGATAACATGTAA